Within the Deltaproteobacteria bacterium genome, the region GGGATCTTTTGCGGTGGGATTCGGAACGCGGTATAGCTCACCACGGTTCATGGGAGAACCTGATAGGTCAACACATCCTCTGCCTCCTGGTTCAGGCGATCGGCATGTCGATTGATGATGTCCAAGTCTCGGGCGTTCTGCCGGTCTCGCATCACCTGAGCCACATACGCCCTCACTGCCTTCTCGATGAAATCAGATCGGTTCTTATGCGGTCCCGACTGCTCATCGATGACCTTCAGCAAATCTTCCGCCAGTGTGATGGATGTCTTTATTTTCATACTACCAAAATACTCCCATGCTGTCCCCGCTGTCAATGGTCATCGTCGATATAAAAACGTCTGCCCAACGCTCAGGTTAAGCTGCGGGACGAGGGGCGCGCTTCTTGCCCCCGGCCAGGATTTTCGCCACCGCCAAGCAAGAAGCGTGAACCGTAGGAGCCGTCATCTTCAACCTGTTGTTAGCCAGTTCAACCCGCTTTCTTTAATTTCGGTACTGTTTTCCCCGGTTTATTCACAGCCAAATCAAATGTTGCCTGTAGATTGAGCCAGAATTCCGGGGTTGTCTCCAATGCCTGCGCCAGTCGCCATGCGGTATCAGACGTAATACCCCGCTTACCCCGGACAATCTCATTGATTCGCTGTACAGGGACACCAATATGCCCTGCCAGCGCGACCTGGCTCACACCCATTTCATCAAGAAATTCTTCTTTCAGGATTTTCCCGGGATGGGCTGGAATACGGTGGGAAGGGATCATTTCTGTTCTCCTTAAAATGCTCTAGTGATAATCAGTCAGTTGAACCTCATAGGCGTTTCCATCTTGCCATCGAAAAATAATTCTCCATTGGTTGTTGACCCGAATGCTGTAAAAACCAGAAAGATCGCCTCTCTCCGGCAGGCCGCTTCACCTCGCAACACGCAACGACGCCGAGGGATTCCTTGCCACACTCGCCTCCTCGCCAGGGATCGCCGCTTGGAAGGTGGAGCACGCAACCGATGCCCTGACGATACTCCCGGGTAGCGTCGGCGGTCAAGACTGGGCCCGGACGATCCCGGTGCCGGGTCAGACCCGCTCGATGATCATCGCGATCCCCTGGCCCACCCCGATGCACATGGTGCAGAGGGCGTAGCGGCCCTTCGTCCGCTGCAGATGGTACGTCGCCGTCGTCACGAGCCGCGCTCCGCTCATCCCCAGGGGGTGCCCGAGGGCGATCGCCCCGCCGTTCGGGTTGACGTGGGGCGCGTCGTCCGGCAACCCGAGTTCCCGCAGGACGGCGAGCGACTGCGCCGAGAACGCCTCGTTCAGTTCGATCACGTCCATCTGAGACAGCTCCAGCCCGGCGAGGGCCAGCACCTTGCGGGTCGCCGGGATCGGTCCGATCCCCATCACCCGCGGGGCCACTCCGGCGACAGCCATCGCGACGATCCGCGCCCGTGGGGTCAGGCCGTTCCGCTTCGCCGCCTCCTCCGAGGCGATCAGCACCGCGCACGCGCCGTCGTTCACACCGGAGGCGTTTCCCGCGGTCACCGTACCGTCGGGCCGCACGATCGGCTTCAGGCGCGCGAGGCCCTCCAGCGTGGTATCCGGTCGCGGATGCTCGTCGGCCTCGACCACGACATCCTCGCCCTTTTTCTTCGGGATCACGACGGGCACGATCTCTTCCCGGAACAACCCATTCGCGGCGGCCGCAGCGGTCTTCCTCTGGCTGCGCAAGGCGAAGAGGTCCTGGTCTTCCCGGGAGATGCGAAACTGGTCCGCCACGTTCTCCGCCGTCGACGCCATCGATTCGACCCCGTACCGCTCCTTCATCCGCCGGTTCACGAAGCGCCACCCGATCGTGCTGTCGTGCATCTCGACGCCCCGGTCGAACGGGGCGGCCCCCTTGCTCATCACGTAGGGGGCACGGGACATGCTCTCGACCCCGCCCGCGACGATCAGCTCCGCCTCCCCCACCTTGATCGCACGGGCGGCGCTCCCGACCGCGTCCATCCCGGAGCCGCACAGGCGGTTGAACGTCACCCCCGAGACCTCCGGCGGGAGGCCGGCCAGGAGCCCCGCCATCCGCGCCACGTTCCGGTTGTCCTCTCCCGCCTGGTTCGTGCACCCGTACATCACGTCGTTCACTCCTCCCCAATCGACGGAGGGGTTCCGCTTCATGAGCTCAACGATCGGCGTCGCGCCGAGGTCGTCGGTCCGGATCGCCGACAGGCAGCCGGCGTACCTTCCGATCGGGGTGCGCACCGCGTCACAGATATAGGCTTCCGGCATTTGCGTCCTCCTGTGGATCGATCGTTTCCCGCGACTCAGCCGCTCACCCTCCCGCGATGATGCGCAGGACGGTGACCTCGTCGCCGCTCCGGACTGGGGTCGCGGCTTCGTTCGAAAGGACCATGATGCCGTTGACGGAAACGATCAGGGAGGTGTCCTCCAGTTTCCGGGCCGCGTGGGGAAGCCGCCTCTTCAGCGCCTCCCGGAGTCCGACGACGTCGGACACGGGCTGATCGACGATGACCGCCCCTTCCGGGGCTCCCGGGATCCCCTCGGGGAGCGTGACCTGGACGGCGAATCCGGTGATCGCTTCCGCGAGGCGGCGATGCCACTCGAGGGCCGGGACGCCGGCGCCGTTCAGGCCGAGGAGGTCGTAGTAACGGACCTTCAGCGCCTCGAACGCGGCCCGGTCGATCTTCTCCCCTTCGAACGGCCCCGCGGTGATCTCCTCCTCGAACCATCGGTCGGGGAGCGTGTCGTCCTTCTCCGTCAATCCGAGGCGGGCATTGATCAGGCGCTCGATCCCGGTGATGTTCCGTCCGATCCCGTCCAACTGCGCAGGAGTGAACTCCTCCCCCGTCAGCTCCTTCAGTTGCAGGGCGAAGTCCTTGTAGTCGGCCGTCGAGGGGGAGTTGAACAGCTTCGTCGCGAAGCGGCAGATGCCGACGGCGTCCCCGACCGCGAACATTTTTTCGCACGTGGCGACGGCATGCTCCTTCCCCTCGTAGCTCGTCGGCTCGGGCGCGACCGTTCCGCCGTAGAGGGCGGTCTTGAATTCCCGGTTGTCGTTGATCTTCGCGTTGATCTCGAGGGTGGGCCGGTTCCGGAGATGGTCCATCCCGCGGGTCGAGACGGCAAGGCCGAGGGCGAACCCCTTGATGATGCGCGCATCGTGCGGATCGGACTGGAACAGCCCCTTGACGGCCATCCGGTACTTCAACGCCTCTTCCGGATACCTTCCCCGCTCCACCGCCCGGGCGGAGTCGGCGATCACGTCGCCAAAACCTTCCCTCCGGGACGTCATGTGCAGGAGCTTTTCGATGACCTCGTAATTTCCCCACGTCAGGTCGAGCCCGCCGGTCTCCTTCGCCGTGATGATGCCCCGCTGGTAGAGCTCCATCGCCCAGGCGATCGCGCTTCCCGTGCTGGCCGAGTCCAGCCCGAGGTCGTTTACGATGTTGTTGAGGCGCAGGACCTGTTCGGGCTCCCGGATGCCGATCATGGGGCCCAACTTCCCGAGGGTGACGTAATCGGGGCCGTCCCCCTTGTCGTGGCGGTCGTACGTGCCGTCGCCCCGGATCCCCTTGTAACTCTTCTCCCGCAGGTGCCCGATCCCGGCCTGCCGCTCGTCGTACCCGGCGTTCCCGGTCACGCCCTTCATCGCGTCGGCGCCCCACCCCCCCTTCCCTTCCGGGGTAAGGTCGTTCAACGGACGGCAACGGATCGGACATTGGAAACAGCCGTCCATGCCCGGCCGGTACACGTCGAAGTTGTCGGCGTCGAGGGTGTCGTACCAGCTCGTCTCCTGGTTGTTTTTCGTCCCCATCGCGCCGAGGATGCGGCTGGGCTTGTAGAGGAAGGGGGTGCCGACCTTTTTCAGGGCGTACTTGACGACGCTGGTCGCGAGGATTTTCCGGGCCAGCTCCCGGTTGTTCTCCTTGTAGGCCGGAGGGAGGTCGGGCGGCTCTCCCCGGCCGAGGATCATGACGGCTTTCAGCCGAAGGGAGCCCATCTTCGCGCCGGTGCCGCACCGGGCGTAGATCGCCTTCGGCCCCCCCATGATCCCCGCGCACAGGACGAGGTTCTCGCCGGCGCGCGTGATGCGCGCCATCGCCATGTCCTTCCGCTCGGAGCAGGAAAAATCCTTTTCGACGGCCCGGGTGAGGTCGGTGTTGTCCATCCCGAGGTAGGGAGTGGCGTCGTGGAAGCGAACCTCTCCGCCGGAGAGCTCGAGAAGGGTCCATCCGGCAGCCTGTCCGTAGAGGACAAGGTGGTCGTACCCGTTCAGTTTCAGAAACGCTGGGAAGAAATCCCCGCAGTTGCTGTCGAGGATCGCGTCGCTGTCGGGAGCGACGCTCGTAAGGTTGCCGCGGGCGGCGGTGGGGAGCGTCCCCGTGAAGACGCCGCTGCCGAAGATCATCGGTATCTGCGGGTCCAGCGGCTCCCTGCCGTCGAGCAGGAGGTTGTGGAGGAGGAACATGTTCGCGCCGCGGCCGGAGAGGAACGACCGCAGCACATCGACGGAAAGGTACTTCGAGAAATGCTCGCGCCGCTCGAGGTCGACGAACAGCACCGCGCCCTGCGACGGATACTGCGGGCGGTCGTGCATCCGCGCCGCGAGCCGCGCGACCTTTTCCCGGATCATTTCGGTTCGAGCGCCTTGACGAGGCCGCGGATCATCGTGTTGTGCGGGGTGGGGACGCCGGCCTGGGCGCCGTACTCGACGATCTTGCCGTTGATGTAGTCGACCTCGGTCCGCCGGCCCGCCTCGATGTCCTGGAGCATGGACGGCTTGTGGTGACCGGCGTTCCGGATGTAGTCGATGCAGTACGGATAGAAGTTCGAGCCGAGCCGGAACTCGTTCGCCCTGGCGACGGAGACCCCCTCCTTGATGAGGGCATCGACCAGGTGGAAGAGGATCGGATCGTTGATCACCTCGGCCATCGTCTTTCCGGTCACGGCGCAGATCGGGTTCATGCAGGCGTTCAGGACCGCCTTGCGCCAGACCATGTGCTGGATCTGGTCGGTGTGCAAGGTGTCGAGCCCGCACGCGGTGAAGACTTCGGAGATCCCGACGGCGGCGTCCATCGACCGGGGGTCGAGCTCCTGGATGTAATGGGGACGATGGTGGAAGGCGATCCGGACGTGAGCCGGCCCCACCGGAACACAGCCGAGATTGACGACGGCCCGCAGGACGAATTCGGCGCCAAGGTTTTTCGCGAGGACCCGCTCGGTGTCGATGCCGTTCTGCCAGCTGACGACGTACCGCCCCTCGGCGGCGAACCCCTCGAGGGTGGAGGCGATCAGCGGAAGGGCGGTGGCCTTGACCGCCACGATCACGACGTCGGGAGGATCGAAGATCAGGTCGTCGACGCGGGTGGTCGTCCTGGCCACCTTCGCCTGGAGGGTATCGGTCCCCTCGATGAGGATGCCGGGATCCAGGGCCGGCTCGAGAAGCGACGGCACCACGTCGCAGAGGGTGACATCGTACCCCCCCTTCGCGAGGAAGGCGGCGACGATCGCGCCGACCGGGCCGGCGCCGACGACCGCGAACCGCTTGGGCTGGTAGCTGCTCTTTTCCATCGGCTACTTGTTCTCGAGCATTCCGAACGCCTCGGCATCGAGGATCCGGACCTTGTTCACTCGCAGGATTTCGATCGCCTTGTCGTTGTCGCTGAACCGGAAGACCATCACCGCCTTCCCGGACGAGGCGCCCGCCAAGGCGTACATGTATTCGACGTTCACGCGCTTCTCCTGGAACGGACGGAGCACCTTCGCAAGGGACCCGGGGACGTCCTCGATCTCAACCGCGACGACGTCG harbors:
- a CDS encoding 2-dehydropantoate 2-reductase; translation: MEKSSYQPKRFAVVGAGPVGAIVAAFLAKGGYDVTLCDVVPSLLEPALDPGILIEGTDTLQAKVARTTTRVDDLIFDPPDVVIVAVKATALPLIASTLEGFAAEGRYVVSWQNGIDTERVLAKNLGAEFVLRAVVNLGCVPVGPAHVRIAFHHRPHYIQELDPRSMDAAVGISEVFTACGLDTLHTDQIQHMVWRKAVLNACMNPICAVTGKTMAEVINDPILFHLVDALIKEGVSVARANEFRLGSNFYPYCIDYIRNAGHHKPSMLQDIEAGRRTEVDYINGKIVEYGAQAGVPTPHNTMIRGLVKALEPK
- a CDS encoding HigA family addiction module antitoxin, producing MIPSHRIPAHPGKILKEEFLDEMGVSQVALAGHIGVPVQRINEIVRGKRGITSDTAWRLAQALETTPEFWLNLQATFDLAVNKPGKTVPKLKKAG
- a CDS encoding MoaD/ThiS family protein, whose protein sequence is MIREKVARLAARMHDRPQYPSQGAVLFVDLERREHFSKYLSVDVLRSFLSGRGANMFLLHNLLLDGREPLDPQIPMIFGSGVFTGTLPTAARGNLTSVAPDSDAILDSNCGDFFPAFLKLNGYDHLVLYGQAAGWTLLELSGGEVRFHDATPYLGMDNTDLTRAVEKDFSCSERKDMAMARITRAGENLVLCAGIMGGPKAIYARCGTGAKMGSLRLKAVMILGRGEPPDLPPAYKENNRELARKILATSVVKYALKKVGTPFLYKPSRILGAMGTKNNQETSWYDTLDADNFDVYRPGMDGCFQCPIRCRPLNDLTPEGKGGWGADAMKGVTGNAGYDERQAGIGHLREKSYKGIRGDGTYDRHDKGDGPDYVTLGKLGPMIGIREPEQVLRLNNIVNDLGLDSASTGSAIAWAMELYQRGIITAKETGGLDLTWGNYEVIEKLLHMTSRREGFGDVIADSARAVERGRYPEEALKYRMAVKGLFQSDPHDARIIKGFALGLAVSTRGMDHLRNRPTLEINAKINDNREFKTALYGGTVAPEPTSYEGKEHAVATCEKMFAVGDAVGICRFATKLFNSPSTADYKDFALQLKELTGEEFTPAQLDGIGRNITGIERLINARLGLTEKDDTLPDRWFEEEITAGPFEGEKIDRAAFEALKVRYYDLLGLNGAGVPALEWHRRLAEAITGFAVQVTLPEGIPGAPEGAVIVDQPVSDVVGLREALKRRLPHAARKLEDTSLIVSVNGIMVLSNEAATPVRSGDEVTVLRIIAGG
- the pcaF gene encoding 3-oxoadipyl-CoA thiolase yields the protein MPEAYICDAVRTPIGRYAGCLSAIRTDDLGATPIVELMKRNPSVDWGGVNDVMYGCTNQAGEDNRNVARMAGLLAGLPPEVSGVTFNRLCGSGMDAVGSAARAIKVGEAELIVAGGVESMSRAPYVMSKGAAPFDRGVEMHDSTIGWRFVNRRMKERYGVESMASTAENVADQFRISREDQDLFALRSQRKTAAAAANGLFREEIVPVVIPKKKGEDVVVEADEHPRPDTTLEGLARLKPIVRPDGTVTAGNASGVNDGACAVLIASEEAAKRNGLTPRARIVAMAVAGVAPRVMGIGPIPATRKVLALAGLELSQMDVIELNEAFSAQSLAVLRELGLPDDAPHVNPNGGAIALGHPLGMSGARLVTTATYHLQRTKGRYALCTMCIGVGQGIAMIIERV
- a CDS encoding ribbon-helix-helix domain-containing protein — encoded protein: MKIKTSITLAEDLLKVIDEQSGPHKNRSDFIEKAVRAYVAQVMRDRQNARDLDIINRHADRLNQEAEDVLTYQVLP
- a CDS encoding amino acid-binding protein; translation: MKLKQLSIFLENAPGRLYEATHALGEAGINLRSLSISDSSDFGVLRILVSDVPKARRVIMEKQLPARIDDVVAVEIEDVPGSLAKVLRPFQEKRVNVEYMYALAGASSGKAVMVFRFSDNDKAIEILRVNKVRILDAEAFGMLENK